The following coding sequences are from one Leptospira stimsonii window:
- the gatC gene encoding Asp-tRNA(Asn)/Glu-tRNA(Gln) amidotransferase subunit GatC yields the protein MNLNEDSLQKIADLSRLKIRPEEKESTLRDFNKVLEYVDQVKGLDVSSIEDDEIYFQHENAIRPDLSGKHLTREEIETFAPSFQNGYFVVPKVIET from the coding sequence ATGAACCTGAACGAAGATTCTTTGCAAAAAATCGCAGACCTCTCGCGTCTAAAAATCCGTCCTGAAGAAAAAGAATCCACCTTGAGAGACTTTAATAAGGTTTTGGAATACGTGGATCAAGTAAAAGGACTGGACGTATCTTCGATCGAAGACGACGAGATCTACTTCCAACACGAAAACGCGATTCGTCCGGATCTCTCCGGAAAACATCTCACTCGGGAAGAAATCGAAACCTTCGCACCATCCTTTCAAAACGGATACTTCGTCGTTCCTAAGGTGATCGAGACATGA
- a CDS encoding undecaprenyl-phosphate glucose phosphotransferase yields the protein MLKERSQTFKLIFTILDFVTALFGGALAFLFRFYVVDETGMDVRYVDLESYVFLFVLLAFFQVIVFIAIDLYHPRRGLSFIDEFLTIVGGVFLNLVFVLAVLFFFRGDLGSERFSRSVILVYTVINTLTTSLLHYSARILLRTLRKRGYNLRSVLVVGVSETSKRFNDAVIKHGIYGYKILGFVQADTGKPVRKDMKVIGKVSRIAKILETERPDLVVYTLEPSEGDYLKEVLDACDHEGIDLKIVPGFQEFIKARGRVEEMEGLPVISIRNIPIRLGYNKFIKRLFDLTFSILFILFFSPFYLLMALFVKLSSRGPVFYYQERVGLDNKKFKMIKFRTMVVQAKSQSETTWTIQNDPRVTGFGKILRKLSLDETPQFFNVLFGDMSVVGPRPERPHFVEKFKNDHRHYMRRHAVKAGITGLAQVKGLRGDTSIEDRIAADIYYIENWSLWLDLKIILLTPFKGIMDKNAY from the coding sequence ATGCTCAAAGAAAGAAGTCAAACGTTTAAGTTGATCTTTACCATTTTGGATTTTGTGACGGCTCTTTTCGGGGGGGCTCTCGCATTTTTGTTTCGCTTCTATGTCGTAGACGAAACCGGGATGGACGTTCGTTACGTGGATCTTGAAAGTTATGTTTTTCTTTTTGTTCTATTAGCTTTCTTTCAAGTGATCGTTTTTATCGCGATCGATCTCTATCACCCGAGACGCGGTCTTTCTTTTATCGACGAATTTCTTACGATCGTCGGCGGGGTGTTCCTCAATTTAGTTTTCGTCCTCGCCGTTTTATTCTTCTTTCGTGGGGATCTGGGAAGCGAACGTTTTTCAAGATCCGTGATCCTCGTCTACACGGTCATCAATACTTTGACCACGAGCCTTCTTCATTATTCTGCGAGAATTCTTCTCAGAACTCTTCGAAAACGCGGTTATAATCTAAGGAGCGTACTCGTCGTGGGTGTTTCCGAAACGTCCAAACGATTTAACGACGCGGTCATCAAACACGGAATCTACGGTTATAAAATTTTGGGTTTTGTCCAAGCGGATACGGGAAAGCCGGTTCGTAAGGATATGAAGGTGATCGGAAAGGTAAGTAGGATCGCAAAAATTCTCGAAACGGAAAGACCGGACCTTGTAGTTTATACTCTCGAACCTTCGGAAGGGGATTATCTCAAAGAAGTTTTGGACGCTTGCGATCACGAAGGCATCGATCTAAAGATCGTTCCCGGTTTTCAAGAATTCATCAAGGCGAGGGGAAGGGTGGAGGAGATGGAAGGCCTTCCGGTCATTTCGATCCGAAACATTCCGATCCGTCTGGGATATAATAAATTCATAAAGCGTCTTTTTGATCTTACGTTTTCGATTCTTTTTATTCTCTTCTTTTCTCCTTTCTATCTTTTGATGGCACTGTTCGTAAAACTTTCCTCAAGAGGTCCGGTTTTTTATTATCAGGAAAGAGTTGGTCTGGATAATAAGAAATTTAAGATGATCAAGTTTCGGACGATGGTCGTTCAAGCGAAGTCGCAATCCGAAACGACCTGGACGATCCAGAACGATCCGAGAGTTACCGGATTCGGAAAAATTCTTAGAAAACTTTCCTTGGATGAGACTCCTCAGTTTTTCAACGTTCTTTTCGGGGACATGTCCGTCGTGGGACCAAGACCGGAACGTCCGCATTTTGTTGAAAAATTTAAAAATGATCACAGACATTATATGAGAAGGCACGCGGTAAAGGCCGGAATTACCGGTCTTGCTCAGGTGAAAGGACTCAGAGGAGATACATCGATTGAGGATAGAATCGCCGCGGACATTTATTATATTGAAAATTGGTCTCTCTGGCTCGACCTAAAGATTATTCTCCTGACTCCATTTAAAGGAATCATGGACAAAAATGCCTACTAA